CTTTGATATCTCTCCCGACGCCAGCGGCCGCTTACACTTCACCGGGTGTTTCCGGTCGGCCTCAATATCCTGATAGTCATTGATGATATAAATGCTGCTGGCGGTAATACTAAAGGCGATAAAAGCAAGCAGCAGGTCCAGCATCTTGGCCACATTGAAGATTTCTCCGGCGAAAAACAGCGGGATGAACAGGAAGACATTCTTTGCCCAGTGTGCAGGCCGGAGTAATTTGATGTACTTCATGATGGGGAATCAGGGTAAAGTTGACGCGCCAAATTACAATTTTATTCTTTTTCCCATCGTCTTCCCGGACATAAAAAAAATGTCCCACCCTTGCGGTGAGACATTTTTCTATTGTAACAGATTGATTGTACGGTATTGATTAAGCCGCTTTTTTCATGCGGGCCGGTGTTACCAGCGCCGGTTTGAGTTTAATGATGCCTACTACGTTCAGCAGTTTCATCACCTGGTAGCTTGGGTCCAGTTCGTACCATTTTTTGGCAAAGTTAGGACTGTCTTTGAATTTGTGGTGATTGTTCTGGAACAGTTCGCCCAGCAGGATGATACCCCAGGGAGAAGTGTTTTTAGACTTGTCACCGTTATCAAAGTTGCTGTAACCGTATTTGTGGCCACACCAGTTCACGATAGCTCCCTGTACAGGGCCCATCAGGAAGTGGATCGGCAGCAACAGGTAAAGATACCACATGCCGGCAGGCACAAAAGCCACGTAGAAAGCAACATAAATAGCCATCCAGGCTATGCGGGTGATATTGCTGTCACCAAACCTGTCCATTGCTTCCCATTCCGGAAGTGGCTCCTCCATAAACTTAGCGTCTACTGTGTTGGTACGGGTCACGAAGCCATTGTAGATCTTACGGGTCTGCACCATCATGGTCCACACATCCTTAAAGAAATGCGGAGAATGCGGATCGTGTTCAGTATCGCTGTATTCGTGGTGCATCCGGTGCATCACCCCGTAAGCACGCGGGATGAGATAGGAAGACCCCTGGAAAAACCAGGTACAGAAATAAAAGAAACGTTCCCAGAATTTATTGGTGGTATACATCTGATGAGATGCATAACGGTGCAGATAAAACGTGTGGAAGAACAGTGACAAGAACCAGTGCACACAGAAGAATATCAGGATCGCCGTCATTAGAATACTTTAAAATTTGACAAATAATCTCCAAAGGTATACTTAAATACCGGGCTTTCACGCCTTTTTACAAATTCGTATAGCTAATGAAATGTTAAAAAACTATTTCTTACGAACATACCTGAGTTCCAACAGGTTCATCCCGTTATTATAAAGACCGGACACATGAGGCTGGACCAGCCGCACCACCTGGTCGTAGAACAGCGGCACCACCGGAGCGTCAGCAATGATCTGACGGTCCATCTGCTGATACAGTTCATACCGCAGGCTGTCATTGTTTTCCTCCAGTGCCTGTTCATATAACTTGTCAAAGGCCGGATTAGCGTAGCGGGTGTAATTGGGCGGCGCGGGATTACGGCTGTAGAACATGGCCAGGTAACTCTCTGCGTCGGGATAATCGGCTATCCAGCTGCCGCGGAAAAAGAGCGCCTGTGACTTGGCTGTTTGCTCCAGCAGCAGGCTTTTCTGCACCACCTCCACCTGTATGCGGATACCAATTTCCTGCAACTGGTTGGCTACATAATCCGCCATGTCGGCATAGATAGGAATAGACAGCAGCTTAATGACCGGCAGGCCTTTTCCACCCGGGAACCCCGCCTCTGCCAGCAACTGCCGCGCCTTTCCGGGATCGTAGGTATATCCTTTTACTTTGGCAGTATCAAACGACGGCAGTCCCGCCGGCACAAAACCCGACGATGCGGGCGTACCTTTTCCGTTGCGCAGGTAGGTGATCATCTTCGTACGGTCGAACCCGTAGTTGATGGCCTGCCGTACCTTCTTTATCCGCGTAGGTGCATTTTTCACCAGGGCGTTATTACTGTCTGCCAGGAAGCCCAGGTATTCGGTATTCAGGAAAGGCTTTTTGTCCAGCACCATTTTATCTCTCCACTCCTGCTTCAGTGCTCCCTGTTTGCTGAGGATTTCGTCTTTAAAGGAAGCATCGATGTCATTAATAAAGTCCAGCTGTCCCTGACGGAACATCAGGAACTCGGATGCTTTACTATCCAGAAAACTGATCTGCACAGCGTCGAGGTAAGGCAACCGCCTCCCCTGGGCGTCGCGCTCAAAATAGTTCGGGTTGCGATGGAAGACCAGTCCCTGGCCTTCGTCCCAGAAGAAGAATTTAAACGGTCCTGTGCCACAGGGATGGTTCCGGAAGTCTTTACCATATTTCTCCACGGCTTCATGCGGCACTATCGAACAATACTGCATGCTCAGAATGCCCAGTATAGGATGGAAAGGTCTTACCAACGTCAGCTGAAAGGTGGAATCGTTCAGTGCGCGGAAGCCGCTGTCCGCCGCAATACGGCCGTTGAATATCCAGGCGCCCGGGGAAGCAGTGGCAGGGTCGATGATCCGTTGCAGGCTGTAGACCACGTCCTGCGCTGTCATACGCCGCCCCTTCCCTCCAGGAAAAATATCATTGTCATGAAAATAGACGTCTGTCCGCAGTTCGAAGGTATATGTGCGGTGATCGGCGGACACCTGCCATTGCCGGGCCAGGGAAGGCTGAATGGTCAGGTTGGTGTCCTGCGCCACCAGTGTATTATACAACTGGCTTACCGCCCAGATAACGGCCTGACTTTTGGCAAAGGCCGGGTCCAGGCTGCTGATCCCTTCTGTCTGGTTATATCGAAATACCTGCTGATCATGGCTTTCCGTATGTCCGCAGGAACCGAGCAACAAGCTGCACAGTCCTCCAAGGCAAAGAACGGATATAACCACCTGACAATAACTACTTTTCATTTGCCGGTAAATTAATATCTTTCCGCATAAAATATATCATTAATTATGCGTGGCATCACCATATTATGTATGGCCCTGCTGACGGCGGGCTCCCTCAGCGCCCAGCAGCACTTCACCAAAGCAGACACCCTGCGGGGTTCTATCACCAAAGAAAGAGCCTGGTGGGACGTGACCTCCTATGATCTCCATGTACAGGTACATCTGGAAGACAGCACCTTCAGCGGATTCAATACCATCACCTATAAAGTGCTGAAACCCGACTCTGTAATGCAGATAGACCTGCAGGAGCCGATGGTGATCGACAGTGTGCTACAGGACAAACAATCGCTGACCTTTACCCGCGAAGGCAATGCCTGGCTGGTGAAAATAAAGGCGCCGCAGGCTAAAGACAAAACCAAACGCATCACAGTATTCTATAACGGCAAGCCGCATAAAGCAAAAAATGCCCCCTGGGATGGCGGCGTAATATGGGCGCGGGATGAAAAACAACGCCCATGGGTGTCTACCGCGGTACAGCATTTCGGCGCCAGCGCATGGTGGCCCAACAAAGACCATCAAAGCGATGAGCCGGAGAACATGACGATCAATGTGACCGTGCCCGCTGAAATGACGGACGTGTCCAACGGACGGCTGAAGAAAAAGACAGACAACCCCGACGGAACCGCCACTTATACCTGGTACGTCAGCAATCCCATCAACAACTATGATGTGGCACTCAACGTAGGCCATTATGCTGAAATAAAAGACAGTTACTCCGGAGAAGGCGGCAAACTGGACCTCAGCTACTGGGTGCTGGACTATAACGTGGACAAAGCGACAGAACATTTCAAAATAGTAAAGCCGATGCTCAAATGTTTTGAGTACTGGTTTGGCAAATACCCTTTCTATA
This window of the Chitinophaga varians genome carries:
- a CDS encoding acyl-CoA desaturase; the protein is MTAILIFFCVHWFLSLFFHTFYLHRYASHQMYTTNKFWERFFYFCTWFFQGSSYLIPRAYGVMHRMHHEYSDTEHDPHSPHFFKDVWTMMVQTRKIYNGFVTRTNTVDAKFMEEPLPEWEAMDRFGDSNITRIAWMAIYVAFYVAFVPAGMWYLYLLLPIHFLMGPVQGAIVNWCGHKYGYSNFDNGDKSKNTSPWGIILLGELFQNNHHKFKDSPNFAKKWYELDPSYQVMKLLNVVGIIKLKPALVTPARMKKAA
- a CDS encoding ABC transporter substrate-binding protein — encoded protein: MKSSYCQVVISVLCLGGLCSLLLGSCGHTESHDQQVFRYNQTEGISSLDPAFAKSQAVIWAVSQLYNTLVAQDTNLTIQPSLARQWQVSADHRTYTFELRTDVYFHDNDIFPGGKGRRMTAQDVVYSLQRIIDPATASPGAWIFNGRIAADSGFRALNDSTFQLTLVRPFHPILGILSMQYCSIVPHEAVEKYGKDFRNHPCGTGPFKFFFWDEGQGLVFHRNPNYFERDAQGRRLPYLDAVQISFLDSKASEFLMFRQGQLDFINDIDASFKDEILSKQGALKQEWRDKMVLDKKPFLNTEYLGFLADSNNALVKNAPTRIKKVRQAINYGFDRTKMITYLRNGKGTPASSGFVPAGLPSFDTAKVKGYTYDPGKARQLLAEAGFPGGKGLPVIKLLSIPIYADMADYVANQLQEIGIRIQVEVVQKSLLLEQTAKSQALFFRGSWIADYPDAESYLAMFYSRNPAPPNYTRYANPAFDKLYEQALEENNDSLRYELYQQMDRQIIADAPVVPLFYDQVVRLVQPHVSGLYNNGMNLLELRYVRKK
- a CDS encoding M1 family metallopeptidase; translation: MRGITILCMALLTAGSLSAQQHFTKADTLRGSITKERAWWDVTSYDLHVQVHLEDSTFSGFNTITYKVLKPDSVMQIDLQEPMVIDSVLQDKQSLTFTREGNAWLVKIKAPQAKDKTKRITVFYNGKPHKAKNAPWDGGVIWARDEKQRPWVSTAVQHFGASAWWPNKDHQSDEPENMTINVTVPAEMTDVSNGRLKKKTDNPDGTATYTWYVSNPINNYDVALNVGHYAEIKDSYSGEGGKLDLSYWVLDYNVDKATEHFKIVKPMLKCFEYWFGKYPFYKDSYKLVESPFLGMEHQSAVAYGNKFKMGYMGRDLSGTGWGLKWDFLIIHESGHEWFGNSITSKDIADMWIHESFTNYSETLFTQCQYGLKAGEEYVAGIRHNIKNDVPIIGPYGVNTEGSGDMYYKGANMINNIRLIMNNDEAFRQMLRGMNKTFYHQTVTTQDIERYMSNAAGMDLGRVFDQYLRDTVIPTLEYRIIGQQVQYRWVNCVKDFNMPVRVKLNENGFKLIYPATTWRTASISLPDPNKFEVDKGFYINIKRKEATDNK